The following proteins are encoded in a genomic region of Cherax quadricarinatus isolate ZL_2023a chromosome 5, ASM3850222v1, whole genome shotgun sequence:
- the LOC138855081 gene encoding uncharacterized protein, with translation MVLFLPCHASGSVMVPPLQCSWLLYETASTMLLAQPWPYYYHAPGSAMVLLLPCSWLHCRLAFTMLHYGYTSTMLHYGAASTMLHYGPASIMLHYGPASALLHKGFASTMLHHGPAYAMFHHGPASTMLHHGPAYDMLHHGPAYAMLHHGPASTMLHHDPAYAMLHHGLSSIMLHHSTASAMLHHGSASAMLHHGPASARLHHGPASTMLHHGSASAMLHHGPVSARLHHGPASTMLHHDPASVMLYHGPASAMLHHGSASVMLHHGPAFARLHHGPGGLVAKTPASHTEGPGSIPGGWKHSTRFLTPIVLFT, from the coding sequence ATGGTCCTATTTCTACCATGCCATGCTTCAGGCTCCGTTATGGTCCCGCCTCTACAATGCTCCTGGCTCCTCTATGAAACTGCATCTACCATGCTCCTGGCTCAGCCATGGCCCTACTACTACCATGCTCCTGGCTCAGCCATGGTCCTACTACTACCATGCTCCTGGCTACACTGCCGTCTAGCCTTCACTATGCTCCACTATGGTTATACCTCTACCATGCTCCACTATGGTGCTGCCTCTACCATGCTTCACTATGGTCCTGCCTCTATCATGCTTCACTATGGTCCTGCCTCTGCGCTGCTCCACAAGGGTTTTGCCTCTACCATGCTCCACCATGGTCCTGCCTATGCCATGTTCCACCATGGTCCTGCCTCTACTATGCTCCACCATGGTCCTGCCTATGACATGCTCCACCATGGTCCTGCCTATGCCATGCTCCACCATGGTCCTGCCTCTACCATGCTCCACCATGATCCTGCCTATGCCATGCTCCACCATGGTCTTTCCTCTATCATGCTCCACCACAGTACTGCCTCTGCCATGCTCCACCATGGTTCTGCCTCTGCCATGCTCCACCACGGTCCTGCCTCTGCCAGGCTCCACCATGGTCCTGCCTCTACCATGCTTCACCATGGTTCTGCCTCTGCCATGCTCCACCATGGTCCTGTCTCTGCCAGGCTCCACCATGGTCCTGCCTCTACCATGCTTCACCATGATCCTGCCTCTGTCATGCTCTACCATGGTCCTGCCTCTGCCATGCTCCATCATGGTTCTGCCTCTGTCATGCTCCACCATGGTCCTGCCTTTGCCAGGCTCCACCATGGtcctggtggtctggtggctaaaactcccgcttcacacacggagggcccgggttcgattcccggcgggtggaaacattcgacacgtttccttacacctattgtcctgttcacctag